Genomic segment of Nostoc sp. TCL240-02:
TCTGCATAGGACAAGAGACATTTAAAGCCTTTTTGAAGATCCTTCAGAAGGTGCAGAGTAAACCGTTGCGAGTCAGAGTTTCCCAGAACTATTGCGTGGTAAGTTTGATTTGGGGTGTAAATTCCCATCTTGAACTTTGATAACTGATAGCTGTTTTAAAATACTACTGACATCTAAGGATACTCCCCCCCCGCATGATTACTAAACCTAAGATTTTCATTGATGGCGAATCAGGAACCACAGGCTTACAAATTTATTCACGTCTCAATCAACGGGATGATATGGAACTAGTCAGCATTGAGGCATCTAAACGTAAAAATGCAAGTGAGCGAGCCAAACTCATTAATGCCGTCGATGTTGTTATTCTCTGCCTACCTGATGATGCAGCCCGCGAAGCTGTTAGCTTAGTAAGTAGTACTACGGTTAAAATCCTTGATGCTAGTAGTGCCCATCGCACAGCTAATGGCTGGGTATATGGGTTCCCTGAACTCAATCCAGGACAGCGAAAGAAAATCGCTAGCGCCCAGTTTGTTAGCAATCCAGGCTGTTATCCCACAGGATTTTTAGCCTGTATCCGTCCGTTGATTGCTAAGGGACTTTTAAAAAATAATTTTCCCATCACCGTGAATGCAGTATCAGGTTACTCTGGTGGTGGAAAGAATCTTATCAAACAATACCATACCTTTCATGAACAGCAAGCCGGGGGCGAGTCACTATATCCTTATGGAATCTACGGTTTGCAGTTTGGACATAAGCATGTCAAGGAAATGCATTATTATTCAGGGTTAGCATCGCCGCCACTATTTGTACCTTCAGTAGGGGATTTTGAGCAAGGGATGCTAGTTCAAGTGCCTTTGCCGTTAGGAACTTTGGATAATCCACCATCAGGTAAGGTAATCTATGAAGCGATCGCTGATTACTACCAAGGTGAAAAATTTGTGCAGGTTACTCCATTCCAAGATTCTACTCTGCTACGAGACGGAATATTTTTGGATGCGATTGCACTGAACGGCACTAATATTGTTCAGGTTTTTGTATTTGCCAATGACACCACCAAAGAAGCATTGCTAGTTGCTCGTCTCGACAACTTAGGCAAAGGCGCATCAGGAGCCGCAATCCAAAACCTAAATATTATGTTGGGCTTTCCAGAAGAGTTGGGATTGTTATAAAAAAATTGGGAATTGGGAATTGGGAAGAAGCAAGGGAGCAGGGAGCAGGGGAGGCAGGGGGACAAGGAGGAATTATTGAATAAGTCTCTCCCTTATCTCCCCCCTCTACCTTGTCTACCTTGTCTCTTCTTCATGCCCAATGCCCAATTCCCCATTCCCATTATTTTGATTCTTTTTTCAGTTCGTTAAGTAATTGGATTACATGATTCTCAAAACCTTTATTTCGGTTTTGAACTGATTCAACCAAAGGTTGATCAAAAAGATTAATAACATATTTACCTAATTGAATACCTAAAGGTTTTAAATGCCCACCTTCAAGAGTTTCCAGAAATTTTTGAGGTGGTTTTTTAAGAATATCAGTAAACCATTCACAGGTTAATTTGGCAATGTTGTCAGACCGGAAACAGACTAAACCCATAATATGAAATAGCCCACTATCCTTGATTAAATTCTTGGTTTCTTCAGGAGTTGGTTTCACACCCCAACCAAGATTATCAATGATATTCGCTAAAAATTGAGGACGAATTGCGCTCGCTGTATCGCTAATATCAGGCGCTAAAAGGATAGAAACCTGCCCTTTAATAAAGACACTATTAATTTTAACTTTCCGATTTACATAAGTGCAAATTAGTTTCTGATCTTCTGCAATTTTTCGTTGAAGCTCCTCAAAGAGAATATTAATATCTGCAATGACAGTTTTTATCTGTGACTCATTTGA
This window contains:
- the argC gene encoding N-acetyl-gamma-glutamyl-phosphate reductase, translating into MTKPKIFIDGESGTTGLQIYSRLNQRDDMELVSIEASKRKNASERAKLINAVDVVILCLPDDAAREAVSLVSSTTVKILDASSAHRTANGWVYGFPELNPGQRKKIASAQFVSNPGCYPTGFLACIRPLIAKGLLKNNFPITVNAVSGYSGGGKNLIKQYHTFHEQQAGGESLYPYGIYGLQFGHKHVKEMHYYSGLASPPLFVPSVGDFEQGMLVQVPLPLGTLDNPPSGKVIYEAIADYYQGEKFVQVTPFQDSTLLRDGIFLDAIALNGTNIVQVFVFANDTTKEALLVARLDNLGKGASGAAIQNLNIMLGFPEELGLL
- a CDS encoding DUF1350 family protein, coding for MVNTNLKLRFKPVSHSWVALHPQPKGVIQFVAGAFFGTFAPMLFYRHLLQSLFEQGYTIILLPFNFTFDHYVEAGFLMREQYEILPELVRMATVEGYDYEAYLDDKNFSWIGHSLGCKYISLLEGFTALPPEPQEREKFIRSLLAYTSNESQIKTVIADINILFEELQRKIAEDQKLICTYVNRKVKINSVFIKGQVSILLAPDISDTASAIRPQFLANIIDNLGWGVKPTPEETKNLIKDSGLFHIMGLVCFRSDNIAKLTCEWFTDILKKPPQKFLETLEGGHLKPLGIQLGKYVINLFDQPLVESVQNRNKGFENHVIQLLNELKKESK